From the genome of Mycobacterium kansasii ATCC 12478:
CACCGCGAGAACATGAGCGCGCGCTTGACCTCCTGGATCGCCTTGGTCACCGCGATACCGCGCGGGCAGGCGTCGGTGCAGTTGAACGTGGTCCGGCAGCGCCACACCCCGTCGACCTCGTTGAGGATATCGAGGCGTTCGGCGGCGGCTTCGTCGCGGCTGTCGAAGATGAAGCGGTGGGCGTTGACGATCGCCGCCGGGCCGAAGTAGCTGCCTTCGTTCCAGAACACCGGGCAGCTGGTGGTGCAGGCCGCGCACAGGATGCATTTGGTGGTGTCGTCGTAGCGGGCACGGTCGGTCTGGCTCTGAATCCGTTCGCGGGTGGGCGGATTGCCGCTGGTGATCAGATACGGCTTGACCGCGCGGTAGGCTTCGAAGAACGGCTCCATGTCGACCACCAGGTCCTTTTCCACCGGCAGCCCGCGAATCGGTTCGACAGTGATGGTCAGTTGCTTGCCCGGCTTTTTAGGCAGCAGGTCACGCATCAGCACCTTGCAGGCCAGCCGGTTGACGCCATTGATCCGCATGGCGTCCGAGCCGCAGACCCCGTGCCCGCACGATCGCCGGAAGGTCAGCGTGCCGTCGAGGTAACCCTTGATGTAGATGAGCAGATTGATCAGCCGGTCGCTGGGCAGGCAGGGAACCCGGAAGCTTTGCCAGCCACCGGTTTCGGTGTACCGTTCCGGGTCATCCGGGTTGAACCGGGCGATCTTGACGGTCACCATCACCGCGCCCTCGGGAACGGGCGGCAGCGGTCTCTCCGGCAGGGCCGGCACCGGTTCGGTCTCAGCTAGCTCTGCTGATCCCACAGTGTCGCCTTCGGCCATCAGTACTTCCGTTCCTTGGGTTCGTAGCGGGTCTGCACGACGGGTTTGAAGTCCAGCGCGATGTCGCTGAGCAGTTCGGTGCCCTGCTTGTCGGCCCCAATTTCCTTGTCGGCCCCAATTTCCTTGTAGGCCATGGTGTGGCGCATGAAGTTGACGTCGTCGCGGTTGGGGTAGTCCTCGCGGGCATGCCCGCCGCGGGATTCCTTGCGGTTGAGCGCACCGACCACGGTGACTTCGGCCAGTTCCAGCAAGAAGCCCAGCTCGATGGCTTCCAACAGGTCGCTGTTGAAGCGTTTTCCCTTGTCGTGCACGCTGATTCGGGAGTACCGCTCCTTGAGTGCGTGGATGTCGGTGAGCGCCTGCTTCAGGGTTTCCTCGGTGCGGAACACTGCGGCGTTGTTGTCCATCGTGCGCTGCAGCGCACCGCGGATGTCGGCGACTCGTTCGTTGCCGTGTTCGGACAAGATGTCGTTGACCCATCCGACGACCATCGCCGCCGGGTTCGGTGGCATCTCGACGAAGTCGTGACCGCGCGCGTAGTTGGCCGCGGCGATGCCGGCCCGGCGACCGAACACGTTGATGTCCAGCAGTGAGTTGGTGCCCAGCCGGTTGGCGCCGTGCACCGACACGCACGCGCACTCGCCGGCCGCGTACAGGCCCGGGACGGTGTGGGTGTTGTCCCGCAGCACCTGCCCGGTGACCGTGGTGGGGATGCCGCCCATCACGTAGTGGCAGGTCGGGTAGACCGGGACCAGCTCGTGCACCGGGTCCACGCCCAGGTAGGTGCGCGCGAACTCGGTGATGTCAGGCAGCTTGGCCTCCAGCACGTCCGCACCCAGGTGGCGCACGTCGATGTAGACGTAGTCCTTGTGCGGGCCGGCGCCGCGGCCCTCCAGCACCTCCAGCACCATCGAGCGGGCGACGATGTCGCGGGGAGCCAGGTCGACGATCGTCGGGGCGTAGCGCTCCATGAACCGCTCGCCTTCGCCGTTGAGCAGCCGGCCGCCCTCGCCACGCACCGCCTCGGAGATCAGGATGCCCAGGCCGGCCAGTCCGGTCGGGTGGAACTGGTGAAACTCCATGTCCTCCAACGGAAGTCCCCTACGGAAGACGATGCCCATGCCGTCGCCGGTGAGGGTGAGCGCGTTGGATGTGGTCTTGTACATCCGGCCGGAGCCGCCGGTCGCGATCACGACGGCCTTGGCGTGGAAGACGTGGATGTCGCCCGTCGCCAGCTCGTAGGCCACCACCCCGGTGGCCACCGGGCCGCTGGGAGTGTGGGTCAGCGCCAGATCGAGTACGTAGAACTCGTTGAAGAACTCCACGTCGTGCTTGACACAGTTTTGGTAGAGGGTTTGCAGGATCATGTGGCCGGTGCGGTCGGCGGCGTAGCACGCCCGGCGCACCGGAGCCTTGCCGTGGTCGCGGGTATGTCCGCCGAAGCGGCGCTGGTCGATGCGGCCCTCGGGGGTGCGGTTGAACGGCATCCCCATTTTCTCCAGGTCGAGCACCGCGTCGATGGCTTCCTTGCACATGATCTCGACGGCGTCCTGGTCGGCCAGGTAGTCGCCGCCCTTGACCGTGTCGAAGGTGTGCCACTCCCAGTTGTCGTCTTCGACGTTGGCCAGGGCGGCGCACATGCCGCCCTGGGCGGCGCCGGTGTGGCTGCGAGTGGGGTAGAGCTTGGTCAACACGGCGGTGCGGACGCGCGGGCCCGCCTCGACCGCGGCCCGCATGCCGGCACCGCCCGCGCCGACGATCACCACGTCGTATCGGTGTTGGTGAATCACCGCTCGCCTTTCAGGAGATGTTCGCGTCGAAGGTCAGCAACACGTAGCTGCCCAGCACCAGCGTGAATGTCATCGACACCGCCAGCAGCGAATTGAGCCAGAACCGGGTGGATTCCTTGCGGCTGTAGTCGTCGATGATGACGCGCAGGCCGTTGCCGCCGTGCAACTGCGCCAGCCACAACAGCAGCAGGTCCCAGGTCTGCCAGAACGGCGAATTCCAGCGCTGCGCCACATAGTTGAAGTCGATGCGATAGACCCCGTTGTCCCACATCAGACCGATGAACAGGTGACCCAGGGCCAAGAACACCAGCACCACCCCGGAGAACCGCATGAACAGCCAGGCGAATTTCTCGAAGTTGGGCATGCCGGCGCGGCGCCGCGGCGACCGCGGATTGTCCAGGCTGGCTGGCCGGTCGTGGGTGCGTTGCAGCACCGGTGCGCGGCGGCTGTTGCCGGTTTGCGGGTTGAGCTGCACGCCGGGGGTGCTCATCGGAAGTGCTCCCACATGTGGATGCCCAGCACCACCGCCGCGGGCACCAGGATCAGCAGCCACACGATGCCGACGACACCCAACATCAGCCGCTGATAGCGCGGTCCTTGCGACCAGAAGTCGATCAAGATGATCCGGATTCCGTTGAGGGCGTGGTAGGAGACCGCAACCACCAACCCGAATTCCATCAGGCCGACGACCGGCGTCTTGTAGGTGCCGATCACCGAGTTGTACGCCTGGGGGCTGACCCGCACCAGCGCGGTGTCCAGGACGTGGACGAACAGGAAGAAGAAGATCGTCGCGCCGGTGATGCGATGCAACACCCACGACCACATGCCGGGATCACCGCGATACAGCGTCCGTGGTGGCCGCCGTTTGCGTGACGATCCAGGGGCAGGTTCAGGCCCCTTGGTGGGCGCTGCCGGATTCGCGGTCGTCGCCTTGGTGTTCAGACCGTCCTCACCGCCTTCCAAACCCCGTAAGAAACGGCATCAAACAGCTCTAGCCGGGCAATCGAGCTTAACTTGACCAGGTCCGCGGGCGGTACCGACAGCCCGATCGCAATCATGTGTCGCGTGGCCATTCGTCGTCGCCGCGGCTCGTCTCGTCGGGGTTAAGGTTGCTTACCGAGGTCGGCCCATCGTCGAGCGGGGTTGCGAATGCCTGATGTCGATTGGGATATGCTGCGCGACAAGGCAATTCAGGTGTCAGCCGGTGCGTATGCACCGTATTCACGGTTCCCGGTCGGTGCTGCCGCGCTGGTTGACGACGGCCGTGTCGTCACCGGCTGCAATGTCGAGAATGTCTCCTACGGCCTGGGCCTGTGCGCCGAATGCGGAGTGGTGTGCGCCTTGCATGCGACCGGAGGCGGCCGGCTGGTCGCATTGGCATGTGTGGACGGCGCCGGGTCGGCATTGATGCCGTGCGGACGGTGTCGCCAGTTGTTGCTCGAACACGGCGGCCCGGAGCTATTGATCGACCATCCGGCTGGGCCGCGTCGGCTCGGCGAACTACTGCCGG
Proteins encoded in this window:
- a CDS encoding succinate dehydrogenase iron-sulfur subunit, translated to MAEGDTVGSAELAETEPVPALPERPLPPVPEGAVMVTVKIARFNPDDPERYTETGGWQSFRVPCLPSDRLINLLIYIKGYLDGTLTFRRSCGHGVCGSDAMRINGVNRLACKVLMRDLLPKKPGKQLTITVEPIRGLPVEKDLVVDMEPFFEAYRAVKPYLITSGNPPTRERIQSQTDRARYDDTTKCILCAACTTSCPVFWNEGSYFGPAAIVNAHRFIFDSRDEAAAERLDILNEVDGVWRCRTTFNCTDACPRGIAVTKAIQEVKRALMFSR
- the sdhA gene encoding succinate dehydrogenase flavoprotein subunit, producing the protein MIHQHRYDVVIVGAGGAGMRAAVEAGPRVRTAVLTKLYPTRSHTGAAQGGMCAALANVEDDNWEWHTFDTVKGGDYLADQDAVEIMCKEAIDAVLDLEKMGMPFNRTPEGRIDQRRFGGHTRDHGKAPVRRACYAADRTGHMILQTLYQNCVKHDVEFFNEFYVLDLALTHTPSGPVATGVVAYELATGDIHVFHAKAVVIATGGSGRMYKTTSNALTLTGDGMGIVFRRGLPLEDMEFHQFHPTGLAGLGILISEAVRGEGGRLLNGEGERFMERYAPTIVDLAPRDIVARSMVLEVLEGRGAGPHKDYVYIDVRHLGADVLEAKLPDITEFARTYLGVDPVHELVPVYPTCHYVMGGIPTTVTGQVLRDNTHTVPGLYAAGECACVSVHGANRLGTNSLLDINVFGRRAGIAAANYARGHDFVEMPPNPAAMVVGWVNDILSEHGNERVADIRGALQRTMDNNAAVFRTEETLKQALTDIHALKERYSRISVHDKGKRFNSDLLEAIELGFLLELAEVTVVGALNRKESRGGHAREDYPNRDDVNFMRHTMAYKEIGADKEIGADKQGTELLSDIALDFKPVVQTRYEPKERKY
- a CDS encoding succinate dehydrogenase hydrophobic membrane anchor subunit; its protein translation is MSTPGVQLNPQTGNSRRAPVLQRTHDRPASLDNPRSPRRRAGMPNFEKFAWLFMRFSGVVLVFLALGHLFIGLMWDNGVYRIDFNYVAQRWNSPFWQTWDLLLLWLAQLHGGNGLRVIIDDYSRKESTRFWLNSLLAVSMTFTLVLGSYVLLTFDANIS
- the sdhC gene encoding succinate dehydrogenase, cytochrome b556 subunit translates to MWSWVLHRITGATIFFFLFVHVLDTALVRVSPQAYNSVIGTYKTPVVGLMEFGLVVAVSYHALNGIRIILIDFWSQGPRYQRLMLGVVGIVWLLILVPAAVVLGIHMWEHFR
- a CDS encoding cytidine deaminase, which gives rise to MPDVDWDMLRDKAIQVSAGAYAPYSRFPVGAAALVDDGRVVTGCNVENVSYGLGLCAECGVVCALHATGGGRLVALACVDGAGSALMPCGRCRQLLLEHGGPELLIDHPAGPRRLGELLPEPFRADLAAGPADEPGRELS